In the Candidatus Omnitrophota bacterium genome, GAAATGGAGGCCGAGCCCGACAGGATTAAATTTATAGTCATTGGTATTGGCATAAACGTTAATACGGCTTTGACACAGCTTCCCAGAGGAGCTGTGTCTATTTCTCATGTTTTAGGTGAACCTGTTTCAAGGCAGGCTCTTTTAACGGTTGTCCTGGAAAAACTTGAAAATAATTATATCTTAATCAATAAATCAGGCTTCTCCGGTTTAAGGCTTGCGTGGAAAAACATGTCAACAACCATAGGCAAAAAGGTGCGCGCAAGCTGTATGCGCAAGGTCATAGAAGGTATTGCTTATGACATTGATACTGACGGCGCCCTTAATATACAAACAAACGACGGCCAGATTGAAAAGGTTACGGCAGGCGACCTTGTGGAGCTTAGATGATAAAACCTCATAATAAAGATTTATTGTTAGCGATTGATATAGGGAATACGGCCATAGATATTGGTTTGTTTAAAAACAGGCATTTGAGTAGAAAGGTCAAAATCCGCTCAAGCTCCCGTGAAGCCGCTATCTTTAAAGGTATTAAAAAGCTGGGCAGTTTGAATGATTTGCGTAAAGCGGCAGTTATCATATCAAGCGTGGCTCCTTTAAGCCTTAAACATGTTAAAGGCGTTTTGGGAAAAAAGTTAGGGGTAAAGCCTTTTGTCCTTGGCAGGCATTTAAGAGTGCCTATTAAGAATTTATATAAAAAACCTTTGCAGGTAGGCCAGGACAGGCTTGTTGCCGCTTATGCCTGTCATCAACTATACAAGAGCCCAGCTATAATTGTTGATTTTGGGACAGCGGTGACATTTGACCTGGTCAACAGAAAAGGGGAATATGAGGGTGGGCTAATAACCATTGGCGCCGATATGGCGGCAGAAGCATTAGCAGATAAAACGGCGCTTTTGCCGAAAATAAGGCTAAAATCTCCAAAAAGGCTTATTGGTAAAGATACAAAAGAAAGCATCAGAAGCGGCATAGTTTTCGGTATGGCTTGTATGTGCAAAGGCTTGGTGGACAGGATTAAAAATGAAAAGAATAAACAATTGTTTGTGTTGGCAACAGGAGGTTTATCCCGGATTATAGCTAAACACAGCAAATGTATTGATAAAATAGATGATAATCTTATTTTGAAAGGATTGTGTTTAATTTATTATAATGATACAAATTATAAATAATTGATACGGTAATGATATGGTTGATTATC is a window encoding:
- a CDS encoding type III pantothenate kinase, translating into MIKPHNKDLLLAIDIGNTAIDIGLFKNRHLSRKVKIRSSSREAAIFKGIKKLGSLNDLRKAAVIISSVAPLSLKHVKGVLGKKLGVKPFVLGRHLRVPIKNLYKKPLQVGQDRLVAAYACHQLYKSPAIIVDFGTAVTFDLVNRKGEYEGGLITIGADMAAEALADKTALLPKIRLKSPKRLIGKDTKESIRSGIVFGMACMCKGLVDRIKNEKNKQLFVLATGGLSRIIAKHSKCIDKIDDNLILKGLCLIYYNDTNYK